In Candidatus Cloacimonadota bacterium, the following are encoded in one genomic region:
- a CDS encoding zinc-dependent metalloprotease, with product MENKKTGFTILILILGIFINAFALKGSDKFDPDSLISSEEIKQAITEAKSDSINANKGFEDLIKDLQEIEGLFTMYKNEEDGTVYLQINPEQFGIIYLCTMTRQSGDAYMFDASSMLWNFPFFFKKVNNRIQMIQKNLSFRADEEAMSRALEKSISNSIIASTNIVGKPHSETGAILIKAADIFLRDMANVEYVTDRYKAKVNYDKENSYFGNIKSFPLNSEIDVILHFKSGKWRDVYTLPDSRSMIHKYHYSLSTIPETDYKARKADDRIGCFTTIYQDYSDLLDEESYVRYINRWNLKKKNPNSKLSKPVEPIVFWLENTIPDEFKKPVKEGILLWNEAYEEIGFKDAIVVKEMPEDADWDPADARYNTICWIVQPGGGYAVGPSHANPYTGELYDADIRISIDFVRFYTREFGDVVVPGSSFESFINSNLPIKNTNRFYEGDAYAEGLSYQMSYAWNFLTRSGTFSGSKKDLKKFVDMGIKALVVHEVGHTLGFRHNFKASTYYTNEQIQDEDFVKKHGIVGSVMDYVPAYLAPLHGDQVEYFQLKVGEWDKWVVEYAYSEFDKDEDEKLGEIASKGALPYHDYGTDEDSYGRGARGMDPNCNVFDMSSDIIENYIYRLELANYWWDNIIENFQKEGESYTKFRDVFGQGWSEYNSAAGNVVKFIGGIYSHRDHIGDPNGRPPFEIVPAAKQREALDFLMKNMFAADAFEFDPDVLNKLVPEKNAKFTNSIWSYDRQEYKIHNYVNWIQSIIYSHVFNPRILARITDNEVKFPKHEEAFTMAELFDTIRTEVWQELDEEKNINSYRRNLQKKYIENLGNLILKDNDELPADAVALARFNIKKIQNKIEAANMENFNTISQAHLDSIADDIFQILYAQREQK from the coding sequence ATGGAAAATAAAAAAACTGGATTTACAATATTAATTTTAATTTTGGGAATTTTCATCAATGCCTTTGCTTTAAAAGGATCAGACAAATTTGATCCTGACAGTTTGATCTCATCTGAAGAAATTAAACAAGCCATAACAGAAGCAAAATCGGATAGTATAAATGCCAACAAAGGTTTTGAAGATCTTATCAAAGACCTGCAGGAGATCGAAGGTCTTTTTACAATGTACAAAAACGAAGAAGACGGCACAGTTTATCTGCAGATCAATCCCGAACAATTTGGTATAATCTATCTTTGTACAATGACGCGTCAATCCGGTGATGCCTACATGTTCGACGCTTCTTCCATGCTCTGGAATTTTCCCTTTTTCTTCAAAAAGGTGAACAATCGAATTCAAATGATCCAGAAAAACTTGAGTTTTCGGGCTGATGAAGAAGCTATGAGCAGAGCTTTGGAAAAGAGTATTTCCAATTCCATTATTGCTTCTACAAATATTGTTGGTAAACCTCATTCTGAAACTGGAGCAATTCTCATCAAAGCAGCCGATATTTTCCTGCGTGATATGGCAAATGTGGAATATGTGACCGATAGATATAAAGCAAAAGTTAATTACGATAAGGAAAACAGTTATTTTGGCAATATAAAATCCTTTCCATTAAATTCAGAAATTGATGTAATTCTGCACTTTAAAAGCGGAAAATGGCGCGATGTTTATACGCTGCCGGATTCCAGAAGTATGATCCACAAATATCATTACAGCCTTTCCACAATTCCCGAAACTGATTATAAAGCAAGGAAAGCTGATGATAGAATCGGCTGTTTCACAACGATTTATCAAGATTACTCTGATCTTTTGGATGAGGAATCTTATGTACGGTATATCAATCGCTGGAATTTGAAAAAGAAAAATCCGAATTCAAAACTTTCCAAACCGGTAGAACCTATTGTTTTCTGGCTGGAAAATACCATTCCCGACGAGTTTAAAAAACCGGTAAAAGAAGGTATCTTACTTTGGAATGAAGCTTACGAAGAAATTGGATTCAAAGATGCCATCGTTGTAAAAGAGATGCCCGAAGATGCGGATTGGGATCCGGCCGATGCCCGTTACAACACGATCTGCTGGATAGTTCAACCTGGTGGTGGATATGCTGTAGGACCTTCGCATGCCAATCCTTATACTGGTGAACTTTATGATGCAGATATTCGTATTTCAATTGATTTCGTTCGTTTTTATACTCGTGAATTTGGAGATGTCGTAGTTCCGGGAAGCAGTTTTGAAAGCTTTATAAATTCTAACCTGCCCATCAAAAACACAAATAGATTTTACGAAGGTGATGCTTATGCAGAAGGGCTTTCCTATCAGATGTCTTACGCCTGGAATTTCCTGACCAGAAGCGGAACTTTCAGCGGATCAAAAAAAGATCTGAAGAAATTTGTAGATATGGGAATCAAAGCTCTGGTTGTTCATGAAGTCGGACACACGCTTGGTTTCCGTCACAATTTTAAAGCCAGCACCTATTACACCAATGAGCAAATTCAGGATGAAGATTTTGTAAAAAAACACGGAATCGTTGGTTCTGTGATGGATTATGTTCCTGCTTATCTGGCACCCTTGCATGGAGATCAGGTTGAATATTTCCAGTTAAAAGTAGGTGAATGGGATAAATGGGTCGTTGAATATGCTTATTCGGAATTTGATAAGGATGAAGATGAAAAACTGGGAGAAATTGCATCCAAAGGTGCTTTACCATATCATGATTATGGCACAGATGAGGATTCCTACGGGCGTGGAGCTCGTGGAATGGATCCAAACTGCAATGTTTTCGATATGAGTTCTGATATCATAGAAAATTATATTTATCGCCTGGAACTGGCTAATTACTGGTGGGATAATATAATTGAAAATTTCCAGAAAGAAGGAGAATCATACACAAAATTCCGGGATGTTTTTGGTCAGGGTTGGAGCGAATACAACAGTGCTGCTGGAAATGTAGTAAAATTTATTGGTGGAATCTATTCTCATCGTGATCACATCGGCGATCCAAATGGCAGACCACCATTTGAAATTGTGCCTGCCGCAAAACAGCGGGAAGCACTTGATTTCCTGATGAAAAATATGTTCGCTGCTGATGCTTTTGAATTTGATCCTGATGTTTTAAATAAACTTGTTCCCGAAAAAAATGCCAAGTTCACAAACAGCATCTGGAGTTATGATCGGCAGGAATATAAGATCCATAATTATGTAAATTGGATTCAATCTATTATTTATTCTCATGTTTTCAATCCCCGCATTCTGGCTCGAATAACCGACAACGAAGTAAAATTCCCCAAGCATGAAGAAGCTTTCACAATGGCAGAGCTTTTTGATACGATTCGAACTGAAGTGTGGCAAGAACTGGATGAAGAAAAAAATATCAATAGTTACCGTAGAAATCTGCAGAAGAAATATATTGAAAATCTGGGTAATCTCATTTTAAAGGATAATGATGAACTTCCTGCTGATGCTGTAGCTTTAGCGAGATTTAATATAAAAAAGATACAGAATAAAATTGAAGCTGCCAACATGGAAAATTTCAATACAATTTCTCAAGCACATTTGGATAGTATTGCCGATGATATTTTTCAAATCCTTTATGCTCAAAGAGAACAAAAATAA
- a CDS encoding DUF2007 domain-containing protein, which yields MFCPKCKAEYKQGITHCPECDVDLVDVILPDENVEFVKVFESADPGLTAIIKSVLEDSGIQYFVNGENMQSILGAKFEFAMGADIGNAVFLVSKEDEETVRELLKEIPQESREAEDNTE from the coding sequence ATGTTCTGTCCAAAATGTAAAGCTGAATATAAACAAGGAATTACACATTGTCCCGAATGTGACGTCGATCTGGTAGATGTTATTCTACCTGATGAAAATGTTGAATTTGTAAAAGTCTTCGAAAGTGCAGATCCTGGCTTAACGGCAATAATAAAATCTGTTCTGGAAGATTCCGGCATTCAATATTTCGTGAATGGCGAAAATATGCAGAGCATCCTGGGAGCAAAATTTGAATTTGCGATGGGTGCTGATATCGGAAATGCTGTATTTCTGGTTAGCAAAGAAGATGAAGAAACAGTACGAGAATTATTAAAAGAAATTCCTCAGGAATCTCGGGAAGCTGAAGATAATACGGAGTGA
- a CDS encoding GGDEF domain-containing protein — MFRRFLNYIKPFLLPTILFLSAIILSTKWTLICDKAECNILLRSILVIIPYLPYLLFTLGILFGFRSHNTGLVLNSFTLFVCYFALLHLAPNLPTITLLIAFFLPIKFIIWSKIKNKFIFGNVGIRYLLILLIEMGFIFFLSNFRDNSGSKFIYEMYVEFPNFSAWLEQVFGYFIDFLTFRLLIDNTMIYISLLVVLGIFIYHYNKSRNVVNAYYFVLLISVFPGIVGYQNQVQMQLFFCVAGIILLISTIESSFYLAYVDELTSLPGRRRFNESMLNLGRKYTIAMIDVDHFKKFNDSYGHKSGDQALRMVAAKLNHNQEFGKTFRYGGEEFTTIFPGKTLEEAVPILEECRQAIEKTLFIIRDKDRKFKSDEYRGKKKIPKSKQVKITVSIGAAEADKELDKPEKVLKAADKILYKAKHLGRNRVQVFNEKKNK; from the coding sequence ATGTTTAGAAGATTTCTGAATTATATAAAACCATTTTTGTTGCCAACGATTTTATTTTTATCAGCAATCATCTTATCAACCAAATGGACTTTGATCTGTGATAAAGCTGAATGCAATATTTTGCTGCGTTCCATTTTGGTCATCATCCCCTATCTTCCCTACCTGCTTTTTACTTTGGGAATTCTATTTGGATTCCGCTCTCATAATACAGGTCTTGTATTAAACTCATTTACTTTGTTTGTCTGCTATTTTGCGCTTCTGCATCTTGCTCCCAATTTGCCGACAATAACTTTATTGATAGCCTTCTTTCTGCCGATAAAATTCATTATCTGGAGTAAGATCAAGAATAAATTTATATTTGGAAATGTGGGAATTCGTTATCTTTTGATTTTACTTATTGAAATGGGTTTCATCTTTTTCCTGAGCAATTTCCGGGATAATTCTGGTTCAAAATTTATCTATGAAATGTATGTTGAATTTCCCAATTTTTCTGCCTGGCTGGAACAGGTATTTGGCTATTTCATCGATTTTTTAACTTTCCGATTGTTGATTGATAACACCATGATTTATATCTCACTGCTTGTGGTGCTGGGAATTTTTATTTACCACTACAACAAATCACGCAATGTAGTTAATGCATATTATTTTGTCCTTCTAATTTCTGTCTTTCCCGGAATTGTCGGATATCAAAATCAAGTTCAAATGCAGCTTTTTTTTTGCGTAGCAGGAATAATCCTTCTAATTTCCACAATAGAATCTTCGTTTTACCTGGCTTATGTGGATGAACTCACCAGTTTACCGGGAAGGCGCAGATTCAATGAATCTATGCTGAATCTTGGCAGAAAATACACAATTGCCATGATCGATGTGGATCACTTTAAAAAATTTAACGATTCTTACGGTCACAAATCTGGTGATCAGGCTTTGCGCATGGTAGCTGCAAAATTAAATCATAATCAGGAATTTGGTAAAACTTTCCGTTATGGAGGTGAAGAGTTTACTACGATTTTCCCTGGTAAAACTCTGGAAGAAGCGGTTCCAATCTTGGAAGAATGCCGACAGGCAATCGAAAAAACTCTTTTTATTATTCGAGATAAAGATCGCAAATTCAAATCTGATGAATATCGGGGAAAGAAAAAAATTCCAAAATCCAAACAGGTGAAAATAACTGTAAGTATAGGAGCTGCAGAAGCAGATAAAGAACTGGATAAACCGGAGAAAGTTTTGAAAGCTGCCGATAAAATTCTTTACAAAGCAAAGCACCTGGGTAGAAACCGGGTTCAAGTTTTTAATGAAAAAAAAAATAAGTGA